In the genome of Juglans microcarpa x Juglans regia isolate MS1-56 chromosome 6S, Jm3101_v1.0, whole genome shotgun sequence, the window ATCCTACTGGGCTGGCAGGGGAGTAGAGGTGCACATCGTCACCAAGCAAGGAGAGGAGCACGACTATGTAGTCAAGCTGGCCTTCAAAACGACCAACAATGAAGCTGAGTACGAAGTGCTCTTGGCCGGAATGACCGTTGCACGATTACTTGGAGACGAAGACATAGAGGTGAGGGCAGATTCTCAAGTGGTAGTCAGCCAAGTACTGGGGGAATTTGCCACTAAGGGGGAGAGGCTAAAGAAGTATCTCCAGTTGATCTACAAGAAGCGCGACTGCTTCCACTACTTTAGCATCCAACAAGTGCCAAAAGAGGAGAAAATGAGAAGGTGGATAGTTTGGCTGCGTCCGTGTAGGAAGAACTCCTTCTTCCGAAACACACTGTAGTCAGGACGATCAACGCCCCCTCCATTGGGGCCGAAGTATCTGTCACGACCCAAGCACCTCCCGAGTGGGCAACAGATATCCAAAAATTCCTGCTGGAAAGGCAGCTGCCCAGTGACCCGGAAGAGGCACGAAAGGTCAGGAATAGGGTGGCCTGGTTCACCATGTTAGAAGGAGTCCTTTACAATAGAGGTTTTTCGGAGCCACTCCTCAAATGCCACTCATCGAATGAGCCCCAGTACGTGCTAGTAGAGATTCACGAAGGGATTTTCGGAAGCCACCTAGGAGTGAGGGCTCTTGCTGCAAGAGTGACCCGGGCTAGATATTATTGGCCCCATGTCCTCAAAGATGTGGAAGACTTCGTCAAGAAATGCCCAAAGTGTCAGGAGCACAAGCTGATTCCTCACTGCCCGGCAGAGGAGCTGACATCAGTCATAGGCCCCTGGCCCTTCATCCAATGGGGCCTAGGCCTGATTGGCTCATTCCCTGCAGCAAGAGGAGGAGCCAAGTTTTTTCATTATCGCAGTCGATTATTCCACAAAGTGGGTCGAAGCTGAGGCCCTCACAAGCATCACCTCCAGAACCATCACGAAATTCCTATGGAATTCGGTGGTCTACCGATTCGGCATACCACAAAACTTCATATCAGACAATGGAAGACAATTTGAGTGCACACATTACAGGAGTGGTGCGCAGAGCTCGAAATTAAAGTGAAGTACTCCTCGTTAGGACATCCTCAAGCCAACGGACAGACCGAGGCAACTAACAAAACCCTCCTCTCCACGCTCAAGAAGAAAATTAGGGCGCACAAAAGAGCATGGGCCGAAGAGCTCCCAAGTGTGCGGACCCTCACCGGGGAGACACCCTTCAGCCTCACCTACGGCAGTCAAGCAGTAATCCCCGTTGAAGTCAGACTCCCCACATTCTGTGTCCAACATTTCAACCCAGACACTAACAATGAAAGGCTAGACGAGAACTTAGATGCCCtggaggagagggagaagaggaaaCGGTCTGGACGGTGAGTAACAAGCAAAAGGCAGAGCAATACTTTAACAGGCAGGTCAAGTCGCGGTTCTTCAAGGTAGGCGACATGGTGCTACGGCAGATTGAAATAACTACCCCGGAAGAGGGAAAGCTGGGACCACGATAGGAAGGCTTGTACGTAATGACTGCGAGCAACCAACCAGATTCTTATCGCCTCAAAAACAGCCAGGGGCACGATCTACCCCACCCGTGGATCGCCGAACACTTGAAGAAGTATATTGTGATGCATTGTACGAACGACCATGAATGAATGAGAATGCCTGGATGTTCATCTAGAGccttttgttgtttcttttaaaatatatatatatatatatgtatgtatgtaaacaAAAACGACTTGCTATCGAGGAAGAACCCAAGTTTCCGAACTGGGTCCCGACCCCCCATCCAACAAAGCTGAGTCTTAGAAGAAGACGAGCCCCTTGACTCGCTGAGGGGTAAGGACCCAAGTCTCCGAACTGGGTCCTGACCCCCCATCCAACAAAGTTGAGTCCTAGCTCGCAAGAAGATGAgccccttgactcgctgcgAGGTAAGGACCCAAGTCTCCAAACTGGGTCccgaccccccgtccaacaaaacCGAGTCCTAGCACTAGTAAGAAGATGAgccccttgactcgctgcgAGGTAAGGACCCAAGTCTCCAAACTGGGTCCCGACCCCCAGTCAAACAAAGCCGAGTCCTAGCA includes:
- the LOC121237698 gene encoding uncharacterized protein LOC121237698, with the protein product MEVYVDDLLVKSKEAGQHLADLREAFSVLQQHRMKLNPLKCAFRVEMDFGAEFTNFSKEVLNTPQGKPWQVYVDYSSYWAGRGVEVHIVTKQGEEHDYVVKLAFKTTNNEAEYEVLLAGMTVARLLGDEDIEVRADSQVVVSQVLGEFATKGERLKKYLQLIYKKRDCFHYFSIQQEELLLPKHTVVRTINAPSIGAEVSVTTQAPPEWATDIQKFLLERQLPSDPEEARKVRNRVAWFTMLEGVLYNRGFSEPLLKCHSSNEPQYVLVEIHEGIFGSHLGVRALAARVTRARYYWPHVLKDVEDFVKKCPKCQEHKLIPHCPAEELTSVIGPWPFIQWGLGLIGSFPAARGGAKFFHYRSRLFHKEWCAELEIKVKYSSLGHPQANGQTEATNKTLLSTLKKKIRAHKRAWAEELPSVRTLTGETPFSLTYGSQAVIPVEVRLPTFCVQHFNPDTNNERLDENLDALEEREKRKRSGR